The following are encoded in a window of Spodoptera frugiperda isolate SF20-4 chromosome 3, AGI-APGP_CSIRO_Sfru_2.0, whole genome shotgun sequence genomic DNA:
- the LOC118274284 gene encoding phosphomevalonate kinase, whose translation MPQIILLFSGKRKSGKDFLTTHLQNLLADKCEVLKISHPIKSHWAKEKNLNLNELLGDSEYKEQYRLDMINWSEEMRAQDYGYFCRIACQDATDKPIWIVSDIRRKTDIKWFKENYGDKIRNIRIIADEETRIKRGFIFKAGVDDVASECDLDDFVDWDLVIDNSEGKQKLEEQLSSILGLVSGL comes from the exons ATGCCGCAAATAATATTACTGTTTAGTGGAAAGAGAAAATCAGGAAAAGACTTCCTTACCACACATTTACAGAACTT GCTTGCAGACAAATGTGAGGTTTTAAAAATATCCCATCCTATAAAGAGTCATTGGGCCAAGGAGAAGAATTTGAATCTGAATGAGTTGTTGGGAGACAGCGAGTACAAGGAACAATACCGACTTGATATGATCAACTGGAGCGAAGAGATGAGAGCGCAAGATTATGGGTATTTCTGTAGGATTGCTTGTCAAGATG CGACAGACAAGCCAATATGGATTGTGAGCGACATCAGAAGAAAAACAGACATCAAATGGTTCAAAGAAAACTATGGTGACAAAATTAGAAACATAAGAATAATAGCTGATGAAGAAACGAGAAtcaaaagaggttttattttcaaagcCGGAGTAGATGATGTCGCTTCAGAGTGTGATTTAGATGACTTTGTTGACTGGGATCTTGTAATAGACAATAGTGAGGGAAAACAGAAGTTAGAGGAACAATTAAGTAGTATATTGGGGCTGGTATCTGGTTTATGA